Proteins encoded together in one Mycobacterium simiae window:
- a CDS encoding LLM class F420-dependent oxidoreductase produces the protein MRVGVMIGAERGDMARKVDKLAADIQWAETAGLDTAWMPQVPNDFDCLTMVSLMAAHSSRIELGTAVVPLQAQHPIALARQALSTHAVASGRLALGVGPSHHWIIRDMLGLPYEKPAAYTRDYLQVLNAAIAGPGSVDVENDSFTVHNPMAIGADTVMPVLVAALGPVMLQIAGELADGTVLWMADERAIGDHIAPKITKAAADAGRPAPRIVAGIPVCLCAPGQVDEAKERANRILGEAEVSPNYQRLLDRGDARDVGDLCAAGDEAAILGRMRRFADAGVTDLSVRLLPIGENRDELVASKRRTREMIAGLAAELR, from the coding sequence ATGCGCGTCGGAGTGATGATCGGTGCCGAGCGGGGCGATATGGCCCGCAAGGTGGACAAGCTGGCCGCCGACATCCAGTGGGCCGAGACTGCCGGACTGGACACCGCGTGGATGCCTCAGGTGCCCAACGATTTCGACTGCCTGACCATGGTCTCGTTGATGGCCGCGCACAGCTCGCGCATCGAACTGGGCACCGCGGTGGTGCCGCTGCAGGCTCAGCACCCGATCGCCCTTGCCCGCCAAGCACTTTCGACCCACGCGGTCGCATCGGGACGGCTGGCGCTGGGGGTCGGCCCGTCGCACCACTGGATCATCCGGGACATGCTCGGCCTACCGTACGAGAAGCCGGCTGCCTACACCCGCGACTACCTGCAGGTACTCAACGCCGCGATCGCGGGACCCGGATCGGTTGACGTCGAGAATGATTCGTTCACCGTACACAACCCGATGGCGATCGGGGCAGACACTGTGATGCCGGTGCTGGTCGCCGCCCTGGGGCCGGTGATGCTGCAGATTGCCGGCGAGCTCGCCGACGGCACCGTGTTGTGGATGGCCGACGAGCGCGCGATCGGCGATCACATCGCGCCGAAGATCACCAAGGCCGCCGCGGACGCGGGTCGCCCCGCACCGCGAATCGTTGCCGGCATCCCGGTATGTCTTTGTGCACCTGGACAAGTCGATGAGGCCAAGGAACGGGCCAACCGCATCCTGGGTGAGGCCGAGGTATCGCCGAACTATCAGCGGCTGCTCGACCGTGGCGACGCCCGCGATGTCGGCGATCTGTGTGCGGCCGGCGACGAGGCGGCCATCTTGGGCCGGATGCGCCGCTTCGCCGACGCCGGGGTGACCGACCTGTCGGTGCGGCTGCTGCCGATCGGTGAAAACCGGGACGAGTTGGTCGCCTCCAAGCGTCGTACCCGCGAGATGATCGCCGGACTCGCGGCGGAATTGCGGTGA
- a CDS encoding methylmalonyl-CoA mutase family protein, whose product MDNTAHTPSGIPLQLVYGPADLTAEPPQPGEFPFTRGNFASGYRGKLWTFRQYSGFGTAEESNRRYRYLLEQGGTGLSVALDLPTQCGYDSDDPEFGEEVGRVGVAVDTLADFEILFDGIPLDKLSTSMTINGTAAILLAFYVAAAEKKGIPRAKLTGTIQNDILKEYASRGTWIWPPEPSLRLIADTIEFCAAEVPRFNAISVAGAHFRDAGANAVQEMAFTLADGVTYCDTVVQRGRMTIDQFAPQISFFFYTHGDFFEEIAKYRAGRRRWATIVQERYGAKTAKAAMFRFGCVCGGASLYAPQAHNNIVRVAYEAMAAVLGGVQSMFTAAWDEPFALPTEETTTLALRTQQILAHETGVASVADPLGGSYFVEALTDATEARIVEIMADLERHGGMVHAIEDGYLQGLIADEAFKLHQEIESGARPVVGVNRFVTEEPDHDVVTYELDAEGRDLQLKRLSKIKSERDSAAVKSSLAALSRAAEGNDNLMHNLIDCAVAYCTVGEMVSALKAVWGEFQQPVVF is encoded by the coding sequence ATGGATAATACGGCCCACACTCCGTCTGGCATCCCGCTGCAGCTGGTCTACGGTCCGGCGGATTTGACCGCGGAGCCGCCGCAGCCGGGAGAGTTCCCCTTCACCCGGGGTAACTTCGCGTCCGGTTATCGGGGCAAGCTCTGGACCTTCCGGCAGTACTCGGGATTCGGTACCGCGGAGGAATCCAACCGCCGTTACCGCTATCTGCTCGAGCAGGGCGGGACCGGATTGTCGGTGGCGCTGGACCTGCCCACCCAATGTGGCTACGACTCCGACGACCCCGAGTTCGGCGAGGAGGTCGGCCGGGTCGGCGTTGCGGTCGACACGTTGGCCGACTTCGAGATCTTGTTCGACGGCATCCCGCTGGACAAGCTCAGCACGAGCATGACGATCAACGGCACGGCGGCGATCCTGCTGGCCTTCTACGTCGCCGCGGCCGAGAAGAAGGGCATTCCGCGGGCGAAGCTCACCGGGACCATCCAGAACGACATCCTCAAGGAGTACGCCTCGCGTGGGACGTGGATCTGGCCGCCGGAACCGTCGCTGCGGTTGATCGCGGACACCATCGAGTTCTGCGCCGCCGAGGTGCCGCGGTTCAACGCCATCTCGGTGGCCGGTGCGCATTTCCGCGATGCCGGAGCCAACGCGGTGCAGGAAATGGCGTTTACCCTCGCCGACGGCGTGACCTACTGCGACACCGTGGTGCAACGCGGCCGGATGACGATCGACCAGTTTGCACCGCAGATCTCGTTCTTCTTCTACACCCACGGCGACTTCTTCGAAGAGATCGCCAAATACCGGGCCGGTCGGCGGCGTTGGGCGACCATCGTGCAGGAGCGCTACGGGGCGAAAACGGCCAAGGCGGCGATGTTCCGCTTCGGCTGTGTCTGCGGCGGAGCGTCGCTGTACGCGCCGCAGGCCCACAACAACATCGTTCGGGTGGCGTACGAGGCGATGGCCGCCGTCCTGGGCGGTGTCCAGTCGATGTTCACCGCGGCCTGGGACGAGCCGTTTGCCCTGCCCACCGAGGAGACCACGACCCTGGCGCTGCGCACCCAGCAGATCTTGGCGCACGAGACCGGTGTGGCCAGCGTCGCCGACCCGCTGGGCGGCTCCTACTTCGTCGAGGCGCTGACGGACGCCACCGAGGCGCGCATCGTCGAGATCATGGCCGACCTGGAGCGGCACGGCGGAATGGTCCACGCCATCGAGGACGGTTACCTGCAGGGCCTGATCGCCGACGAGGCGTTCAAACTCCACCAGGAGATCGAATCCGGCGCGCGCCCGGTCGTCGGAGTCAACCGGTTCGTCACCGAGGAGCCCGACCACGACGTGGTCACCTACGAGCTCGACGCCGAAGGGCGTGATCTCCAGCTCAAGCGGCTCTCGAAGATTAAGTCGGAAAGAGATTCGGCCGCAGTAAAATCCAGTCTTGCCGCACTGTCGCGCGCCGCCGAAGGAAATGACAACCTGATGCACAATTTGATCGACTGCGCCGTCGCGTACTGCACGGTCGGGGAGATGGTTTCCGCGCTCAAGGCGGTGTGGGGCGAGTTTCAGCAACCGGTGGTGTTCTAG
- a CDS encoding CaiB/BaiF CoA transferase family protein, producing the protein MLAGPYATMLLADLGAEVTKIEPAGGEISRSVGATYFASLNRNKSSIVLDLNADSGQHRLGELVAESHALLVNLKPSAIRRLGLTYDALRRHNDRIVCVAITGFGLYGGDDPAFDYVVQAGVGTAALTGDPDGPPTLPGYSSADNSTGMTAALGLLAKIISGTGGQVDVSLRDVMLSQLNYHASAYLNGGIEPQRRPYGAHSYYVPAQLFPTADGYLALFITHDGFWKSFAAEAGIGGFETMAERVARRDEVLAVVTAMLATDTAVGWERRLRPLGVPAAAVRTLPEALEATPEVIVTAGDFRLVGSPIQVSGYQPEYRPPPPLPEG; encoded by the coding sequence ATGCTGGCGGGCCCGTACGCCACCATGCTGCTGGCCGATCTCGGCGCCGAGGTCACCAAGATCGAGCCCGCCGGAGGTGAGATCTCCCGCAGCGTCGGCGCGACCTACTTCGCCAGCCTCAACCGCAACAAATCCAGCATCGTGTTGGACCTCAATGCCGATTCCGGACAGCATCGGTTGGGTGAACTGGTCGCCGAATCCCACGCGCTGCTGGTGAATCTGAAACCGTCCGCGATCCGCCGGCTCGGTCTGACCTACGACGCGCTGCGGCGACACAACGACAGAATCGTCTGCGTCGCGATCACCGGCTTCGGCCTGTACGGCGGCGACGATCCGGCATTCGACTACGTGGTGCAAGCGGGAGTCGGCACCGCGGCGCTGACCGGCGACCCGGACGGGCCACCGACACTGCCCGGCTACTCCTCGGCCGACAACTCCACCGGAATGACTGCCGCTCTTGGGCTGCTGGCGAAGATCATCTCCGGCACCGGCGGCCAGGTCGACGTGTCGCTGCGCGACGTGATGCTCTCGCAGCTGAACTACCACGCTTCGGCGTATCTCAACGGCGGCATCGAGCCACAGCGCCGCCCGTACGGCGCCCATTCCTATTACGTTCCGGCCCAACTCTTTCCGACCGCCGACGGTTATCTGGCGCTGTTCATCACCCACGACGGATTCTGGAAGTCGTTCGCCGCCGAAGCGGGCATCGGCGGTTTCGAAACCATGGCCGAACGGGTCGCCCGTCGCGACGAAGTGCTGGCCGTGGTCACGGCGATGCTCGCGACCGACACCGCGGTCGGGTGGGAGCGACGATTACGCCCGCTCGGAGTTCCGGCGGCGGCCGTGCGGACCCTGCCCGAGGCGCTGGAGGCGACGCCGGAAGTCATCGTCACCGCAGGCGATTTCCGATTGGTCGGCTCGCCGATCCAGGTCTCGGGTTACCAACCCGAATACCGGCCACCGCCGCCGCTTCCCGAAGGCTGA
- a CDS encoding cobalamin-dependent protein (Presence of a B(12) (cobalamin)-binding domain implies dependence on cobalamin itself, in one of its several forms, or in some unusual lineages, dependence on a cobalamin-like analog.), whose product MAARILVAKPGLDGHDRGAKIVARTLRDAGFEVIYTGIRQRIEDIASIAVQEDVAVVGLSILSGAHLALTARTIDALRAADAADIAVVVGGTIPHADVPKLRSAGAAAVFPTGTPLDVLVREIRALTGTAEPVTEEPCASE is encoded by the coding sequence GTGGCCGCCCGCATCCTGGTCGCCAAACCCGGTTTGGACGGGCACGACCGCGGCGCGAAAATCGTCGCGCGCACGCTGCGCGACGCCGGGTTCGAGGTCATCTACACCGGCATCCGGCAGCGCATTGAGGACATCGCCTCGATCGCGGTGCAAGAAGACGTCGCCGTGGTGGGCTTGAGCATCCTGTCCGGAGCGCACCTGGCGCTTACCGCCCGCACCATCGACGCCCTGCGCGCCGCCGACGCCGCCGATATCGCCGTCGTGGTCGGCGGCACCATCCCGCACGCCGACGTGCCTAAGCTGCGGTCCGCCGGCGCGGCGGCGGTGTTCCCCACCGGGACACCGCTGGACGTGCTCGTGCGCGAGATCCGCGCACTGACCGGCACGGCGGAACCCGTCACGGAGGAACCATGCGCGTCGGAGTGA
- a CDS encoding class I SAM-dependent methyltransferase, protein MDDARRASYTHGHHESVLRSHQRRTAQDSAGYLLPWLRPGLAVLDVGCGPGTITADLAALVAPGSVTGIDQSAKVLDDAREEAQRRNLSNISFAVGDIDRLDLPDDTFDVVHAHQVLQHVTDPVQALREMRRVCKPGGIVAARDADYSGFTWYPTLSGLDAWHDIYQRTARANGGEPDAGRRLLSWALAAGYDDVTPSGSLWCYATDTSRQWWGGMWADRILHSSIAHDVVRLGLATPTQLEEISAAWRRWAAAPDGWFGIPHGEIICRA, encoded by the coding sequence ATGGATGACGCGCGCCGGGCTAGCTATACCCACGGGCACCACGAGTCGGTGCTACGAAGCCATCAGCGACGCACCGCGCAGGACTCCGCCGGCTATCTGCTGCCCTGGCTGAGGCCAGGGCTCGCGGTGCTCGACGTGGGATGTGGCCCCGGCACGATCACCGCCGACCTCGCCGCCCTCGTCGCGCCTGGATCGGTCACGGGCATCGACCAGTCCGCCAAGGTCCTTGACGATGCCCGCGAGGAGGCGCAGCGGCGCAACCTGTCCAACATCTCGTTCGCAGTCGGCGACATCGATCGGCTCGACCTGCCCGACGACACCTTCGACGTCGTGCACGCGCATCAGGTGCTGCAGCACGTCACCGATCCGGTGCAGGCGCTACGGGAAATGCGCAGGGTGTGCAAACCGGGCGGAATCGTGGCGGCACGCGACGCCGACTACTCCGGATTCACTTGGTACCCCACGCTTTCCGGCCTGGACGCCTGGCATGACATCTATCAACGGACCGCCCGCGCCAATGGTGGCGAACCGGACGCCGGTCGACGGCTGTTGTCGTGGGCCTTGGCAGCCGGCTACGACGACGTCACACCCTCGGGCAGCCTCTGGTGCTATGCGACGGACACGAGCCGCCAGTGGTGGGGCGGCATGTGGGCCGATCGCATCCTGCATTCCAGCATCGCCCACGACGTCGTGCGGCTCGGCCTGGCAACGCCCACGCAGCTCGAAGAGATCTCAGCGGCATGGCGCCGGTGGGCCGCCGCCCCGGACGGCTGGTTCGGGATCCCACACGGCGAAATCATCTGCCGCGCTTAA